Genomic segment of Coregonus clupeaformis isolate EN_2021a chromosome 34, ASM2061545v1, whole genome shotgun sequence:
CAGCTAGggtaagagggagagggaggggctacaacaacaacacaacaaccatTCCATCCACTAGAACCCCATTTCCTGACTACCACATGACGGCTTTAGAATTTGTCCTGGGTTATATTAAGTAGTGCAGATTGTATACTCAACAAAAAAAAGTGCTTGTTAGTACAAAACATTTCATGTTGTCGCTGTAGAACGCAAAGGGGTTTGAATTTGTGTTTTGCCCAAGCACTTTACAGCTAATTCAAAgtatcaactcatcatcaagctttgatgatttgaatcaggtgtgtagtgctaaggcaaaaactaaaatgtgcaccACTTTGGGTCCCCAGGATCAGGATGAGAACCACTGCTGTAGGGGAACCCTTTTTTTGGATGTGGAGAACCTTTTTATATCGGTTATTTGAATAACCCTTTGTATAACCATTTGTATGGTTCTTCATTACACTGTTCCAATCAGAGGGTTTTTTCATTACACTTTAAAAATTGTCCCGGGTACTGGTTGCAGTGAAAATCGGGTAAATATACAAAAGTGACTGTATTTTTAGAGCTGGACTAAGGGATTATTGATGTAAGGGACAGTATGCTGCTGTATTCTGATTACTTAGGAGTCAACCTTACTTGAGATTTGGACTATTCTTTACAGTAATGTAATGTTAAAGCAAAGTTTCTTTGAAATTTACAGTAACatactgttttttttgttttttttacagtaacttacaggtAACTAGTTGCCAGTAAGTTACCGTAAAAACAAGTTACGGGTTTTACAGTGtagtgaatatgacccaggtGTTATTGGCAACTGCAAGTACACACCCTCCAAATTGCCAACAGGTTTGAATAGGCATGCCATGTCTGTCTCTCATTGGAGCCCAGCAGTCACTGAACAATAAGACCAGACAGCCTAGGCAGGCAATTATTCACAGCATACTCTTAATTTAATTCACTCATCACGGCTTGCCAATTGGGAACATTCATTTAATCCTTTTTAATGTTGATGTTTAACAGGCAAGGACAATGCTGCCTGGGTAGACAGTGGTAAACATATACCCTGATATACATCACAATAGGAGCATTGCCTGAACATTGGTCTTCTGGGGAATCAGACATGCGCAGGGCGTTGGGCGCTGGATTCAGCTCAGTGTTTTCCTTGGTGCTTTGCCAGGTCTTACTCAGCAAAGGCCTGCAGTAGTGTTTTAAATAAGGCTGGGTAATGAGCTCTGTTTGGCTGAGGGGGGGGTGTGGCGTGAAAAATCACAGCCTTCTTCTCCGGAGAGAAAACCCAATTTAACATGACCTAGGAGAGTGTGAGTCTGGGACTTTGGGAAGAAATGAGGCGACAAACGACCAAGGTTCAAATAGGACTGTTTATCATTGTTAGCACTACTGTAGCAAGGCCCTTTAAATCCAAAGGTCTACGCCATAGGGCGGTTCGGGCAAAAGCCAGATGTgctggtccatttttagcccACTGGGCCGGTCTCAAGTGGGGATTTTGTATAGAATGATCATTATTTGGCTAATAAAGGGGGCCTCAAGGGGGGAAATTGTCCTGTTTGGGtggcccattgtgtgtgtgtgtgtgtgtgtgtgagggggggtatttctggtcccagtccgtccCTGGTCATTCCTATTTATTTCCAGTCAGTTCTGATCACCAGTCATCATGAGCCTGCCAAGGAGCCTAGATCTGAACCAGCTGTCAGCACTCAGCCAGTGATCCTACTACCCTTGAGCAatagagaaagatgagagagagttGAGTGCCCATTAAGCCTCCTCAAATAGATGATCCCTGGGATATCTTGCATGTTTGTCTAGCCATCTTTAGAAGTGGATTTTAATGCAGCAACATTTCATAGACTCACATTATAGACATTACTTTCTAAAGTCCTGTATAGTTCTTTTAAGAAGAAAGAGATGCTTTTTACCCGCCGGCTCTTCTGTTGAATTTTCACATAGTCATCATCAAGAGGCCTTCACATAAGAGGAACTCCCTTTTGAGAGCAGCTGTACAAAAAAACGTACTCTTCTCAAGGGAATCTAGTCCCAAAGAATCTAAATGTTTTGTCCTCATGAAGTTCAGAACGGCACAAAATGCTATCATCTACCCAGCACATTTCCCCTTGGAGTTGACTGCTCAGAAAACAGAGTACAGTGTTATCAAAACTATAGGGATCCTATGTAAGGAAGTGGTCACACAAATAAGCCCAGATTCCATGTGTACACAGTTGAGGTTTTGGGAAGTAACCCAATCCAGTCGGAGCGGACTCACATAGAGGAAGTGCAGTGTGGTCTGACTGAGAAAGGCAACTTTGGTCATTAAGGTTGAAGGGCCGACTACCCTACAGCCCAGATGGTTTTTAGAATATGAACATTGTTTGATTTGATCTGTTTTTTAGATTCATGCCCTGTCACCTTTCAGTTGTCATTCAGTTAGCTCAGGCTAGAGCTTGCTGTGTGCCAATAAGGTTAAATGAGTATAGTCTGCCCTCTAGTGTTGGTGTGTAGTCAATGTTTCAGGTGACACTTCAAGCACACAATCTCAAGTCTATTATAGTGATCTGTTAGCATCACCAGTGTGTCAGGTATTTGATGGTGCCATCATATTTCATTTGGTAGCTGTGGAGATGAAATTAGGATAATGATTGATCTGGCTTTTCCAGATGCTCAAAGCGCTTACATAGTAAGAGGGAAACTCGGCTcatccatttacatttacgtcatttagcagacgctcttatccagagcgacttacagttagtgcatacattattcttttttattttcatactggccccccgtgggaatcgaacccacaaccctggcgttgcaaacaccatgctctaccaactaagctacctccctgctggccattccctcccctaccctggacaacgctgggccaattgtgcgccgccccattggtctcccggttgcggccagctacagcagagcctggattcaaaccaggatctctagtggcacagctagcactgcgatgcagtgccttagaccactgcgccactcgggagactaccaATGTGtggcacccacttgggtgatgcactgcaaccagttgTGCCACAAAcctcaccacacatcagctagcatagtggagaggtgaggagtgatatacCAATTAGGAGTGGTGTTTtgaatgtcctctctctctctctctctctctctctctctctctctctctctctctctctctctctctctctctctctctctctctctctctctctctctctctctctctctctctctctctctctctctctctctctctctctctctctctctctctctctctctctgtgtgtgtgtagggaacTGGAGCATTATGTGGACACTCTGAAGAGGGAGACCAGCTCAGCGGGGGCTCACAGAGCTGTGACACTGAAGCATGTGGAGGAGGGGGCTGTTAGCCTCAGGAGAGTGGGAGAATCTCTGGCAGGACTCAAAGGTAATACTGCAGTACAGTGTAGCCTACTTTAAAAATACACATACAATATATTAGATTATGTGCATTGACATGGATTCCATAGGTTTCCATGTGCTATGGTTTTCAGTTACAGGTAAAGTAATAAGTAAGATAATATAATTTTTAACTGAATAACAATGCTACAACTAGAAAAAGGTTTTATGTCCCCTGAAAAAATATGCTTAAAAAATTATGTTGAATAGCAGTTGTGTTCTGCTAATGCAGCAGATTAATAAAGTTGCCCTCCAATGAAGGGTGGTGGATAATGTTTTTAAATGATTTTtcaagtatatattttttaacatgtTTTCTCAGGGGAGTTCCCGGCACTGCAGACCAGGATGCGTTCAGTGctgagggtggaggtggaggcgGTTAAGTTCCTCAAGGAGGAGCCCCACAAACTGGACAGCATGCTGAAGAGAGTCAAAAGCCTCACAGAGACACTCAGCGGCCTGAGGAGGTACAGGAAccagggagggacggagggagggagggagggaggtaggggggcGTTCCGATTCTCTACCCTTCAccagaagtgtgcacttgttcactcccGCTCATGCATTTAAAAGTATTGTACTGGTGCAAGCATGGCTGGGGGGAGTTTTCTTCACCATATCCCTCACACCAGTCCATTCTTTTTAAATCCATGAGGAGGAGTGTACACTTCGAAAAGAAGGGTAGAGAATCTGAATGTAGCCAGAGACTTTGGATGAAAACAGAACAATCAAATAAAGATAAAAGTAAATAAAGTGAATTCaagtgaaaataaataaatactcgGTGGCCGGAAGCCATGGAGTGATGGGTCATCATCACTTTTACCCAGGGCGCACCACACTGCACCACGCGGCCAAACTCATCTACATTACCTCGTCCCCTCAGTGCGCTTCTCTCCCCGCACGTCAGAGATGATTACGCTCCCTTTGGTGTTGGATTTGGGCcaaatatttatttgtattttcagGCTACACAAGTTTATAGTATTTTCAGGCTACACAAGCCATGGCAGTAGAATAGTTCTATCAAACTCCAAAGTTCTATATGTACTGTTCTGTGTTATGAGGTTAGGAGATTTTAAGCGTTCATTCATGGCAGCATGGCATTTGTCATCATAGGTAAGTTTTACCTTAGTGGGATACCAATTGTTGCAGTTTGGATTAACTGGTGTTTGGCTGTTTGTGTTCAGTATACTTTCccaaactttccccaaattctgGAGAAAAAATCCACTTGGAATTTTTCAAAAATCCTGGTTGGAATATTCTAGGAGGGGACACAAAATCCTGAGAATTTTGGTAAATTAAcctgaattttgcaaccctaatatTACGTTTATCCTGCCCTCTCTGCCCTAAAGATGTGCTACAACCCCAGTAGAGAGCAGCCCAGCCACCACCGACCCCCCAGCGGAGCCTCCAGCCTCCCCCTCGGCCCTGCCCGAGCCCCAGAGCTCCTCCCTCAGGTCCGAGGTCGTCATGCCCTCCTCCCTCATGGTCATCCACCATGTCCAGAGCGCTCCGGTCCACATTCAGCAGTCCCAGCAGTCTGCAGCCCTGCTGGTCCAGCCCAGTTCCCCGACAACCCCCACCCACAGCCAGGGCCGGGACTCCCCCAGCTCAGCCAAGGGCTCCACAGGCACTGCCTCGGCCTCCAACTCCAACCCCTCCAGCCAGGGGGGAAGCCCTGCCCAGCAGAAGAAGAcccctgctgctgctactgctgctgtcaACCAAGAGCTGCCAACCCAGGCTCCGGTCAATAACGGCAGCAATGGGACAGGGGACCACTTCATCGAGGAGATGAGCAGAAAGAGCAAAAACAGGGCCATGTCTATAGAGGTAAGCCCTATGGAAGTCATAGTGCTCTCCAGTCCTCAGTCTATGATCTATGACATCTCATATCAGATTTCCCCTAAGGGTTATTGAAGgcactgtctgtttctcttccctccactgctctctctctctctctctctctctctctctctctctctctctctctctctctctctctctctctctctctctctctctctctctctctctctctctctctctctctctctctctctctctctctctctctctctctctctctctctctctctctctctcctctctctctctctctctctctctctctctctctctctctctctctctctctctctctctctctctctctctctctctctctctctctctctctctctctctctctctctctctctctctctctctgtcaatcctctctctcaatcctctctctctctcaccgtccaCAGGCGGcagagaaggagtgggaggagcgGAGGCAGAACATGGGCCACTATGATGGGAGGAAGTTTGAGAGGATCCTGAATGAGGCCCAGGCCAACATGATGAAGGGCATCCCCTGTCTGGAGGTGTCGAGCGAGGGGGAGGCCTCTACAGTGGCCCCTGCTGCCCTGGAGGACCAAGTGGATTCCCCCAAGCCTGTGGAGCCAACCCTAGGTAGGAAGGGGTCTTTTATAAAGCTACCTGACACACTCAACATATTCCACTAATATAAAACTACTTTTGGACATCTTTTTGTAAGCAAGGACATAATTTCAGCCCTTATTGTTGaccttatgtgtgtgtttgtctattaCAGAAGAGGCTCAGCCTGAGCCCAGCTCAGAGAAACCAGCCATAGCCAAGCCTGCTGGTCCTGAGAAACTCCCCAAGCCGGTGCTAGAGAagcctaccaccaccaccaccaagcccacCACCCCTTCAGACAAAGTGGGCAAAGTCAGCTTGGAGAAGGCCAACAAgtcacctccccctcccccgcCCAGAAAGATCTTTCCCACCTCCAGCTCTGGAATGACCACCACTCGGTCTGGAGAGGTGGTCTACACCTGCAGGAAGGAGTCTGCCTCGGAACAGGTCAGTCTGCCATGTAGTCTAGCTATAGGCTAGTCAGCGgtcaactagctctggtccagggcattACGTGCGGCTTGCTAACACTGAGCCTTCAGCATCAGCAAGCCACACGTAACGttctggaccagagctagttgtAAACCACAGACATGGCTTCTACTTGTGTGGTCCAGACCTGATCTATAAACGACATGGGGAGAGGGGATGAAGTTTAAGGCCAGTTTATCAAGCAATTTGAAGGCAATATCATTTATATACCTTGGAATGGCCATGTTGATCTGTTGATCTGACTCGTGGTAAAAAATAGTGATGCTAGTATTTGAGTCATATTAAATGCATTAACCTGCTCCTCCATTCCCATCTAAaccaggagggagaggaggctgAGGTCCCAGTCCCAGCTGCCCAGCGCAAACCCACCAAGGTCCCCCCAGAGACCAagccctccacccctccccccgTTGCTGCCTCAGCCATCcacgaagaggaggaggaggagggagacaaaATCATGGCAGAGCTCCAGGTGAGACGCATACATCCAACAGCTGCTGTACATTTACCACCACACACATACttcatactatactatactataccatactatatcGATCACATAGAGCCACCGGGAAACACATCCACATCCAGACTAATGACGGTTGTATCTCTCCTTCACTGTGGGAGTGGGTCCTCTATCCCTTCCTTTCCTGGTGGTTGGGCTACCGTCACTTGGCAGAGGATGGACGCAGTCCTTTACAAAACCAGAATTAGCCATGCTCTTACCCCTAGAAAGTTGAACCATTCGGCCACCACAGCACTAGGTTGATAGTATACGAGTAGTATCAACTACTGTAGGTGTTTCTAATAAACTATCACCTCACATATGGTAGGTACAGTATAGGTAGGCTCTAACCCTCAGGGCCCTAAACCCTAATCCCCTTACATATCTTCACTCCCCAGGTGTTCCAGAAGTGCACAGTTAAGGATGTAGAGGTGAGAAGTAGTGTGCTAGAGACACACCCTACTCGAGTTGAGCCCCAGATCAGAGAGCTAAGACCCGGGGCCTTATTGCCCCTCAAAGAGAAAAAGGTAAAGGACGTGGTGCCGTTTAGCCGTTTAGCCGTCCGCCTAACTGCCTGCTTCTGCCAACTGCGTGACGCCAGCTAACGATCGATGGCTGTACCTTAACCTCCTCTGTGCCTTTCACACCTCCCTGCTTCTGCCTCAGTGAAGAGATCTGTACTGTAACAACTCCACTACCCAAAATCCCTTCTGATTCTGACTTATTCTCTTTTTCCCTTTTTGATTTCAATGGAACTCATGGCTTGGACTTGTTTTTCTCTGATTAAGTCTGCAGAAAATGTCTGGAAAAGTGTATTGTGTGTATCCAACAAATTAATGGTGTCTTGTTGCTACTGATATTTGATTGCATTATGTTTGTCTTGATTGAACCAATCAATAAACTAATCCTTTATCTTGAATCCAGACCTAATCGAATggtcttgtctgtttctttggaATAACTGCCCTTTATTCAAATAGTCATTTGCTTATAGACTTTGCTATAAGAAAGTACTTTGATTGGCTATTGAGGGGAACAAGGTTGTATTACTTGTTACCTAGGTCACAGACTTGTTTTTGCAGACTTGGTTTACTTTAGGTCACTGTGACCACTTTCTTTACTTGACTTATTTCTTGGGAATGATACCTTACTATTTCTCTGAATCTCTATATAACTTTAACTCTATCTTCTAATTCATTTGAATACCCAAACATATGCCTAATGTGGTTGTTGTCCACAGGAGAACATTTGTTTTTCTATGATCACAGTCACACAGGGCACTAcagtggatgcgtcccaaatgacaccctattacctatatagtgaactactttgaccagagccctgttggCCCTGTTGAAAAGTACGCTCTTAGAAAATAAGGTGctttctagaacctaaaagggttattcggctgtccccttaggagaaccatttaaataactatttttggttccaggtagaaccctatttGGTTCCATGTACTGTAGAACCCTTTTCccggagggttctacatggaacccaaaagagttctacctggaaccaaaaagggttctacctggaaccaaaaagggttctcctatcgggagtgtatgtagtgcactacaaagggaatagggtgccaattgggatgcaCCCTTAATCTCATGCTCCTCTCTAACTCGCTCAGAAACCATGTCACACAAGATATTGTACATTGTATGAGAGATCCAGTTATTCTGTGGGTCAGATATAATATTTTCCTAGAAAACCCAATGTTCAGCTCACACATCAGCAATGCATTTGTCATGTTATTCCTACATACACATTTTCAGTCATATAACATTGCATTCCACTCACCACATGGGAATGATTGATAAAACATTCTTGGAACACCAACAAGAAAGTTGAGAATATATAAAAACGTGATGCACTGAACATTAGCTAGTCTGTGAGTAGAATGGGTGTCAGTCTATACCCCAGATTAGAATATTAGTTTGGTAACTAATTCCTTAGTAAAAGGGGCAATTTGGGATtggtacatacatttttggacttttaaatcaatgatatatagactgctttgttgttgtttgaatcccagattgtCCCCTTAAAGGTTTTTACATAATCCAATACCTTATCAACTACGTTCCATAACTATTCACTTGTGCCTGCATGTATTATCCTATAAGGTATCTAATATGTTATAAGCACGTATCTTGAAACGCAATCAAAAGATGCCTTATAGGAGGGTTTTTGCCCAATGCTTTGTTGGGCAACAGAGTGCAGTTGCATAGTAGAGAGAATCCATGTTAGAGTGCACCCATAGAGTGCAATTGCACAATAATGCTGTGCCTTCACAAACTGTCCTAGCAGAGCTCGGAGAACACTCATGAGGACAAAGATCCCAACGTGGATGAAAATGGGAACACCACCTCTCTTCGTCAGAGCCCAGGGGTACGAATACCATATTTTCACCCCTAAAACTTCATAGTCAAAATCTCAGGGCATTTACTACGCTACTCAGGGCATTTACTACTACTACGCTAACATTAATCTTCACATCCAAAGTTCCAAACATGCctttaaatgtttacaaatgtctTGTTGTATGGTTATATGGGCCTTATGAAGGCATGTTGTATGGTTATATGGGCCTTACGAAGTCATGTTGTATGGTTATATGGGCCAAACGCATGCCTTACATGTCATGGTATCTTTTCCCTTATTGATAGGCTTGTTATGTGTTGTAGTTTTGTAGTTTTGTAGTTTTTAACATGGACTCTCTCGTCCTTCCTTTGCCATTTGCAGGTCATATACTATGTAACTGGGCAGATGTCCAAAGACCAGCCGCCACCCCTGGACCCAGTGGAGGAGGCTCCTGAATGCAGAGACAACCCAACACTGTCCCCCTCACAGGTGTCAAATGTGAATGCTAATGACAATTCCCCAAGCCAGCAGCCACAGCGGCCACAACCGAAACCCCAGCAGTTAGGGCCACCAATATCTCCCAAGCCTCTTTTCTTGAATTGTCCCAGCCCTCTGTCTCAGAAACAGGTGGTGAGCTCAGAGTCATTGAAGACCAGCCCAGGAGTGGTAAAAGGGGTTCTGGAAAGCCCATCGGCCAACACTGTAGATAAGCCTCAGATAAGCACAGTCAAGAGGCTTGAGTCCTCAGTCTCCTCAGTCGTCCAGGAGTCCGGCATTTCACTTAGTAAGAGTGTTGTGTTGCCTGCTGCATTGCCTAAAATCCCTCCACCAATCACCATAAGAGAGGCTCCTAAGGCAGTGGTGTCTCCCCCAGAGAAGGCCCTTAGTGAGGCCACCGATCAGCCCAGAGATCAGCCCAGACCCAAGTATgaagaggtggaagaggaggcCTTTCTGAGCCCTGACCTCCCTGCTGAGGAAGCCCCTCCGCCCCCAGACAACATCGCCTTCATGATCACCAACACTAAGGTCCAGGCCCTGTCCTGTGGGGAATACCAGGAGCTGGTCAATGCCAAACGGGGCATCCAGACCGTGACCGTGGGCGGGGGACCTGGGAACCGGGAGATGACCCACACCACTCCGGGCGGCGACGGCAGCAGCTTGGTGGGGTCGCAGGACGACAGCTTCAACAACAAGAAGCCGGTCATCATCATCTTTGACGAGCCAATGGACATCCGCTCGGCCTACAAGCGCCTGTCCACGGTGTTCGAGTGCGAGGAGGAGCTGGAGCGCATGCTGGCCGCGGAGCGCAtcgaggaggaggatgaggagatggaggagacatgGTGGAGCAGCGGCGGACTGCAggtaaaggggggagagagggcggCTGGTCCCACGGCCGTCAAGGCCCCCAGCGGCGCTCTTAGCTCTTCCAGTAGTAGCTTGTCGCACTCTTCCTCCTCGTCTTTGGAGCTCGCCGAGTCGTCCTGCGACAGCAAGCCAGACGGGAAGAAGAAGTTCAAGTTAAAGTTTCCCAAGAAGCAGCTGGCCGCTCTGTCGCAGGCCATCCGCACAGGCACCAAGACAGGCAAGAAGACGCTGCAGGTGGTCGTGTACGAGGACGAGGAGGAGTCGGACGGCACGGTCCGACAGCACAAGGAGGCCAAGAGGTTTGAGATCAAAAGCCACTCCAAACCATCTGCTCCTCCAACAGACACGTCACCCAAGGCCCAGGCTCCAGCTGTAGTAAGGCGGGAGCATTCAGATTCCCAAGGCAGGACGGACGAGATCCGGAAGAGCACCTACAAGACCCTGGACAGCCTGGAGCAGACCATCAAGCAGCTAGAGACCACCATCAGTGAGATGGGCCCCACAAGGCCCCACCAGGAGGAACCAGTGAGGAGTGCAACCAGCGTGGATCCCCAGGCTGGGTGTGTCTCGAGTGGGGAGAGTGGAGGCCTGAAGAGGTCCTCATCACTCCCTTCTAAGAGTTCACTCCCCAAGGTCCCCCAGCCCATTAAGGCCTCCTCTCTGAGGAAGAAGACCAAACCTCAGCTCCTCCCCAGGCCAGCCGCCATCCCCACCGCCACAATCACCCCCAGCCAACAGGTCTCTTTCTAAGCTCTTGTCCCTCTGGAGGCTTTGGGTCCCTTtttactcctccctccctcccttaacTCCATCCTAACCACTGGGTTTACCAACCAACCACTCATTAATCACTTCCCAGGTGTTTTGGAAATGACGGAGCCCTTCTCTGTTGCTTTCTCCCTCTAAGTAATCATGGTCCAACATGATTGGGGAGTGGCATTTTCAATGGGTCCCGTCCTCTGTCTCTCGTATCTCTCCTTCAATTGGCTGCTCAAACTCTAACCGGGGTTTCAGCAAGTGGCAGACTTTTATTCACACAATGATACTCAATGTTGATTACACTTTTGGTTTCTTGAATCGGTTGTTCTTGGACTGCATTTACTGTAGGGTTGTACGTTTTGGTATAGGCTACTACAGTACAGGCGGTGCATGTGCTCTTACTGGTGTTAACGGTTAGTGGTAATCTTGAACGAACAGGTTTTTGACCTGTCATTGCCTTGCTTCTATCAGTTTGTCATACCTCCAATATGGtgttgtttttttctttcttttattttctttcttgttttgtttcgttTGGATCCTCTTGCAGAACGCAACCAGTG
This window contains:
- the LOC121550002 gene encoding sickle tail protein homolog isoform X3; amino-acid sequence: MTEHLREQTKSNLKVTSLEDSEHLSRRQGPTNGTPTRTQDPKGNGSRTVPRRHTLGGARSSREILAMQPSDMDKKREAFLEHLKQKYPHHASAIMGHQERLREQVSDEQSRSPKHGLSSSSVGEQAEHLSLASLESLDTMSEADAPTTFTRGSRSRASLPVVRSTNQTRDRSLGVLYLQYGDETKQIRMPNEITSGDTIRALFVSAFPQQLTMKMLESPSVAVYVKDDMRNMYYELTDVRNIVDHSCLKVYHKDPAQAFSHGPRPTNGDARMHREVMYASRDGQHPPMRQLSMGPPPHHPMQGSLSPPTAHSMPPSPSRIPYGPRLGSMPGNATMPRERIANATPPARSVSPCPSAILERRDVKPDEDLGAMSPSLVRGGEGLYTDPYLLLNEGRMGHGPAHGGHPPPGDMVDHGSLAGYHRASIRSTSAYSGHSPTEAMEQPSLYRQKSRKYGDSQLPTLGSKTPPPSPHRMAEVRMIDIHGAPPPPSGIPLECSSPVRHSFRKDEVVKSRSNVASPVVPDIQGHGPIPPANDPQTRERMKAMEQQIASLTGLVQHALLKSPNTSGTNEALSERPMKTSRQASPVHSAHSSGGSPILAPKSAAPPSEIGSTPALPGSAPFQANLFQFKKNVSDLRLQLHQMRQLQLQNQEALRVQLKRAEQEISVKLVEAMKRLEDPIQRQRTLVEEDRHKYLGLEERVFNQLGELEHYVDTLKRETSSAGAHRAVTLKHVEEGAVSLRRVGESLAGLKGEFPALQTRMRSVLRVEVEAVKFLKEEPHKLDSMLKRVKSLTETLSGLRRCATTPVESSPATTDPPAEPPASPSALPEPQSSSLRSEVVMPSSLMVIHHVQSAPVHIQQSQQSAALLVQPSSPTTPTHSQGRDSPSSAKGSTGTASASNSNPSSQGGSPAQQKKTPAAATAAVNQELPTQAPVNNGSNGTGDHFIEEMSRKSKNRAMSIEAAEKEWEERRQNMGHYDGRKFERILNEAQANMMKGIPCLEVSSEGEASTVAPAALEDQVDSPKPVEPTLEEAQPEPSSEKPAIAKPAGPEKLPKPVLEKPTTTTTKPTTPSDKVGKVSLEKANKSPPPPPPRKIFPTSSSGMTTTRSGEVVYTCRKESASEQEGEEAEVPVPAAQRKPTKVPPETKPSTPPPVAASAIHEEEEEEGDKIMAELQVFQKCTVKDVEVRSSVLETHPTRVEPQIRELRPGALLPLKEKKQSSENTHEDKDPNVDENGNTTSLRQSPGVIYYVTGQMSKDQPPPLDPVEEAPECRDNPTLSPSQVSNVNANDNSPSQQPQRPQPKPQQLGPPISPKPLFLNCPSPLSQKQVVSSESLKTSPGVVKGVLESPSANTVDKPQISTVKRLESSVSSVVQESGISLSKSVVLPAALPKIPPPITIREAPKAVVSPPEKALSEATDQPRDQPRPKYEEVEEEAFLSPDLPAEEAPPPPDNIAFMITNTKVQALSCGEYQELVNAKRGIQTVTVGGGPGNREMTHTTPGGDGSSLVGSQDDSFNNKKPVIIIFDEPMDIRSAYKRLSTVFECEEELERMLAAERIEEEDEEMEETWWSSGGLQVKGGERAAGPTAVKAPSGALSSSSSSLSHSSSSSLELAESSCDSKPDGKKKFKLKFPKKQLAALSQAIRTGTKTGKKTLQVVVYEDEEESDGTVRQHKEAKRFEIKSHSKPSAPPTDTSPKAQAPAVVRREHSDSQGRTDEIRKSTYKTLDSLEQTIKQLETTISEMGPTRPHQEEPVRSATSVDPQAGCVSSGESGGLKRSSSLPSKSSLPKVPQPIKASSLRKKTKPQLLPRPAAIPTATITPSQQNATSVASPTSRMPVPMSAKSRQSPGTPTDKAGKQQKLQDSAQRQFRQANGSAKRAGGDHKTTSPTIPASKIPAFYPSSGKGSSSQSATNSDATNPINISSSSNSSSPPLHTTKSSIPSPYAPRHPGSALPTSSHIPSLSNGSSLKLPTPSHTGKTLSFSSQTQNGRAPSSSSSFSSSSPSPLSPTPLGPGVKSIRTIHTPSFTSYRPQNGSSGKSCIPTTTAAKDST